The following proteins are encoded in a genomic region of Thalassophryne amazonica chromosome 5, fThaAma1.1, whole genome shotgun sequence:
- the setbp1 gene encoding LOW QUALITY PROTEIN: SET-binding protein (The sequence of the model RefSeq protein was modified relative to this genomic sequence to represent the inferred CDS: inserted 1 base in 1 codon), with amino-acid sequence MEPRDLVGSARPKEAELQGGRVGPNEECQAGASGIGLSCGDDVITGAISEGEGLEEQGEGLLEEQEFSIKEASFQEGSLKLKIQTTKRTKKPPKSLENYICPPEIRMTIRPPSGEGKTGRQSRTGSTAGAGRGLKDEERGPPRKRTYERQFRMPEHREGGLLQLLGDRTPPKHQLRSALLQPNTLSHVQQTQLTHTQQFHQLDPDWITSSTAPSVSPANHADSDSARDPAGATRGSLLDPVSPFSQRSPSPQRSLTPDLQLPVVTDASILNLTSLSRGRGLQEVSEQLFGNIKRKYGRKDSQRMLCNSHSVDTPWRRQQEKGVESPTNSEERQKYRPEEMAERIHEEREERRKEERESGIAGRRGEDEDRGMSMLAEEGKGRKRRRRPSFDESFIVDEQSQQRHDSDTIEKNHPVPPEPKVAHKTETHKNESRVTCQTESTGERSEKAERVDKDEKRDQGERGNMAERVDTIGSVPGSESALTTNRMKKNPAGRPKISTDTIKYRESIQNHINKPNLTINTRLASPSPSPRANISPSPSPKPRFNSSPSHSPRSRATLSPSPTHSTSSTATVRITKTKDRWSYLKAKSPASLTSPHRENLSSPSTLADPPSAFPITPSSPLYTNIDSLTVHTPIKRKRGRPKKQPLLTVETIHEGTSTSPPSPLTQETAAGLSHRRKTLMLNTLVQMSMSSNSANSSSLQLKRGRGHSKPVNVVKLGKVQNILNEILSSSAQNGTLALKSSSAPVTTAVSAMASTIEARLGKQINVSKRGTIYIGKKRGRKPRAETQGSNPPKAVREKLTLSASMSSLYESPVVPSTTSSPSSIISSVRTSHPDAAMPSLQPISALPTKLTGRGFLSGGWKLSPPRLLANSPSHLSEGASVKEVTLSPISESHSEETIPSDSGIGTDNNSTSDQTEKGPASRRRYSFDLCGFEMVETTAPEAASRGSRARCERQVAAVNNFLSQQEKKQKHHRRKKKCLQSRDHLHFLSELEEVVVKLQQLRVSHRRYTCYSQHPYPSIFRLNFHHYYPVTYDSYPCDSGPYLRRSAELKAKRRRGRPAKASEPITSKLPFVQGYGYPLAGGNYYAAPYAMPYAPPLSLGYFPPAPPFYLPHHSLGPAPPSPFMRPTVPPPKTFHSGGTLQPGAKLRSSNGPLQGSSVRGEGLGSLVTGGAGGLAGVRLHKRKHKHKHKHKDEPLLSPRDRQELGGXFSGAKTTARLSMLSDRRDLASQGSTKHLEKQRGNSRGSSLVSSLGMFESDQLTTHSLANSQFHSSLTRQPINSFLSSYCSQSQQPQSASDLFLSSKEDTCDGMSRKRGVTVFGDQGLMSFQTASQESGQMTQCSSTSLNGVPGKRRYKRREVEQIQKEVKRMRSFSNVLSSQTNFEHVQKILRVKRLQRQAKTGNNVIKRRPGRPRKQPLEESHLANTMEVHTDGRSLDMLTSRRSNGRTLGMPVLERCDDVLGRQSVRPGSSTDPLEFSNHDSISATIETVVHQARSVAALAKAGKRRGRGSNRDTLWAPSNQ; translated from the exons ACATACGAGCGCCAGTTCAGAATGCCTGAACACAGAGAGGGAGGTCTTCTGCAACTACTGGGAGATCGCACTCCACCCAAACACCAGCTCCGCAGCGCCCTCCTTCAGCCAAACACGCTCTCACATGTGCAACAAACTCAACTCACCCATACGCAGCAATTCCACCAACTCGATCCGGACTGGATCACATCCTCTACAGCACCTTCTGTATCTCCAGCTAACCATGCAGACTCAGATTCAGCCAGGGATCCAGCAGGAGCCACTCGGGGTTCTTTACTTGATCCAGTATCACCATTTTCTCAAAGAAGCCCCTCTCCTCAGAGATCCTTGACACCAGATCTGCAGTTACCAGTTGTTACAGATGCTAGTATTCTCAACCTGACTTCTTTAAGCAG GGGGCGGGGCTTGCAAGAGGTCAGTGAGCAACTCTTTGGGAACATCAAGAGGAAGTATGGTCGGAAGGACTCCCAAAGGATGCTGTGCAATTCCCACAGTGTTGATACCCCTTGGCGGAGACAGCAAGAGAAAGGAGTGGAGAGCCCAACCAATTCAGAGGAGAGACAGAAGTACAGGCCAGAGGAGATGGCTGAGAGGATTCATGAagaaagagaggagaggagaaaaGAGGAAAGAGAAAGTGGAATTGCAGGAAGGAGAGGAGAGGATGAGGACAGAGGCATGTCCATGCTGGCAGAAGAAGGAAAGGGAAGGAAAAGGCGAAGGAGGCCTTCTTTTGATGAGTCATTTATTGTAGACGAGCAATCACAGCAAAGGCACGACTCTGACACTATCGAAAAGAATCACCCAGTTCCTCCAGAACCCAAAGTAGCACACAAGACAGAGACTCACAAAAATGAGTCTCGAGTCACATGTCAGACAGAGAGCACTGGAGAGAGGTCAGAGAAAGCAGAGAGGGTGGATAAAGATGAAAAACGAGACCAGGGAGAGAGGGGAAACATGGCCGAAAGAGTAGATACAATTGGAAGTGTGCCTGGTTCCGAATCAGCTTTAACTACAAATAGAATGAAAAAGAATCCTGCCGGTCGTCCTAAGATCAGCACAGACACCATTAAATACAGAGAGTCAATTCAAAACCACATCAACAAACCTAATCTTACCATAAACACAAGACTGGCAAGCCCAAGCCCCAGTCCCAGGGCTAATATCAGTCCCAGCCCCAGCCCTAAACCCAGATTTAATAGTAGCCCCAGTCACAGTCCTAGGTCCAGGGCAACCTTGAGTCCTAGCCCAACTCACAGCACCAGTTCCACAGCTACTGTCAGAATAACCAAGACCAAGGACAGATGGTCCTATCTGAAAGCCAAAAGTCCTGCCAGCCTTACGTCACCCCATAGGGAAAATCTCAGCAGCCCATCAACCTTAGCCGACCCACCTTCAGCTTTCCCTATCACTCCCTCTAGCCCCCTTTATACCAATATTGACAGCCTGACTGTCCACACACCCATCAAGAGGAAACGAGGGCGACCCAAAAAACAGCCCCTTCTCACAGTGGAGACGATCCATGAGGGCACCTCCACCTCACCCCCAAGCCCGCTAACACAGGAAACGGCAGCAGGGTTGAGCCATAGGAGGAAAACACTCATGCTAAATACATTAGTTCAAATGTCCATGTCATCCAACAGTGCAAATTCTAGCAGTCTCCAACTAAAGCGTGGCAGAGGTCATTCTAAGCCAGTGAATGTAGTGAAGCTTGGGAAGGTACAGAACATCTTGAATGAAATCCTTTCAAGTTCCGCACAGAATGGCACTCTGGCATTGAAGTCATCCTCCGCCCCAGTTACTACAGCTGTGAGTGCTATGGCATCCACCATTGAGGCTCGGCTTGGAAAACAGATAAATGTCAGCAAGAGGGGAACAATATACATCGGAAAGAAGAGGGGGCGAAAACCCAGAGCAGAAACACAAGGCTCCAACCCTCCAAAAGCTGTTCGGGAGAAGCTTACACTGTCTGCCTCCATGTCCAGTCTCTATGAGAGCCCTGTAGTGCCTTCAACCACCTCTTCCCCCAGCTCCATCATTTCATCTGTAAGAACTAGCCACCCTGATGCTGCTATGCCCAGTCTGCAGCCCATCTCAGCATTGCCCACCAAGCTAACTGGAAGAGGCTTCCTCTCTGGTGGATGGAAACTTTCCCCTCCACGTCTTTTAGCTAATTCACCCTCCCATCTGTCTGAGGGGGCATCAGTGAAGGAGGTGACCCTATCCCCCATCAGTGAATCTCACAGTGAAGAGACAATACCCAGTGATAGTGGAATTGGCACAGATAACAACAGCACCTCAGATCAAACTGAAAAAGGCCCTGCCTCACGACGCAG GTACTCGTTTGATCTGTGCGGCTTTGAAATGGTAGAGACAACAGCTCCGGAAGCAGCCAGCAGGGGCAGCAGAGCACGCTGTGAACGGCAGGTGGCTGCTGTCAACAACTTTTTGTCACAGCAGGAGAAAAAGCAAAAACATCATCGCCGGAAAAAGAAGTGCCTACAGAGCCGGGATCATCTACACTTTCTTTCTGAACTGGAGGAG GTTGTGGTCAAGCTCCAGCAACTACGAGTGTCTCACAGACGATACACCTGCTATTCACAGCACCCATATCCTTCCATTTTCCGCCTCAACTTTCATCATTACTACCCTGTTACCTACGACTCCTATCCCTGTGATTCTGGCCCATATCTCCGCAGGAGTGCTGAACTAAAAGCTAAGAGAAGACGTGGCCGTCCAGCCAAAGCCAGTGAGCCAATCACCTCAAAACTGCCTTTTGTTCAAGGATATGGTTATCCGCTGGCAGGGGGAAATTACTATGCAGCACCCTATGCCATGCCTTACGCACCTCCGCTGAGTCTGGGCTACTTTCCCCCTGCTCCTCCATTCTACCTGCCTCACCACTCTCTAGGACCTGCACCCCCATCTCCCTTCATGAGGCCCActgtcccacctccaaagactttCCACTCTGGTGGTACACTACAGCCAGGGGCCAAGCTTCGCAGCTCAAATGGTCCACTCCAAGGATCTTCTGTACGTGGAGAAGGTCTGGGATCCCTGGTCACTGGTGGTGCAGGTGGTCTTGCAGGAGTTCGTCTCCATAAGAGGAAGCACAAGCACAAACATAAGCACAAGGACGAACCCCTCTTATCACCACGGGACCGGCAGGAGTTGGGTG CTTTTAGTGGAGCTAAGACCACTGCTCGGCTTAGCATGTTGAGTGATAGGAGAGACTTAGCAAGTCAAGGCTCCACAAAGCATCTAGAGAAGCAGCGGGGTAACAGTAGAGGCTCAAGCCTGGTATCAAGTTTAGGGATGTTTGAATCTGACCAGCTGACCACACACTCTCTTGCTAACAGCCAATTCCACTCCAGTCTGACCAGACAGCCAATAAACAGCTTCTTGAGCAGCTACTGTAGCCAATCACAGCAACCGCAGTCAGCTTCTGACCTCTTCCTAAGTTCAAAGGAGGACACGTGCGATGGGATGAGCAGGAAGAGGGGTGTAACTGTGTTTGGAGATCAGGGCTTAATGTCATTCCAAACTGCCAGTCAAGAGTCAGGGCAGATGACCCAGTGCTCCAGTACTTCACTCAATG GTGTTCCCGGCAAGCGGAGGTATAAGCGACGTGAGGTGGAGCAGATCCAAAAGGAGGTGAAGAGGATGCGTTCGTTCTCAAATGTCCTATCATCTCAGACGAACTTTGAGCATGTGCAAAAGATTCTCCGAGTGAAGCGCCTGCAGAGACAAGCCAAAACAGGAAACAATGTCATCAAAAGACGGCCTGGGCGGCCCCGAAAGCAGCCTCTCGAAGAATCGCACCTCGCCAATACAATGGAGGTTCATACTGATGGCAGAAGTTTGGACATGTTGACCAGTAGGAGATCTAATGGGAGGACTCTTGGGATGCCTGTGCTGGAGAGGTGTGACGACGTACTGGGTAGACAAAGCGTAAGACCAGGCTCGAGCACCGACCCTCTGGAGTTCTCCAATCATGATTCCATCTCTGCAACCATTGAAACAGTGGTGCATCAAGCACGTTCTGTGGCTGCACTGGCCAAAGCAGGAAAGCGCAGAGGCAGGGGGTCCAACAGAGATACGCTATGGGCGCCTTCAAACCAATAG